In Nymphaea colorata isolate Beijing-Zhang1983 chromosome 5, ASM883128v2, whole genome shotgun sequence, one genomic interval encodes:
- the LOC126410094 gene encoding uncharacterized protein LOC126410094 — MLCRDPKHRLNAAKVLDHCWFKNEEKLLGDEGQFGLLKHSLPEQSIPINCDFVVNSSNVVCSDVRRDFSPSFTCKTSFSSFLVDATGCSPSTGLSFRRSVSSDEECYTPIASVSSFAFFAPCTPDERRTQLPMKEGKTNENPTGTGPTPFKTKRLTIHS, encoded by the exons ATGCTTTGCAGAGATCCGAAGCATAGACTTAATGCAGCAAAGGTCTTAG ACCATTGCTGGtttaaaaatgaagagaagCTCTTGGGAGATGAAGGCCAGTTTGGCTTACTCAAACACTCTTTGCCGGAGCAATCGATTCCCATAAACTGTGATTTCGTCGTGAACTCCAGCAACGTGGTTTGTAGTGATGTTCGGCGGGACTTCTCCCCTTCGTTTACTTGCAAAAcgtcattttcttcctttttggttGATGCAACGGGTTGTTCGCCATCCACTGGCCTTTCGTTTAGGAGGTCTGTGTCTAGTGATGAAGAGTGCTATACCCCAATAGCTTCAGTGTCGAGCTTTGCATTCTTCGCTCCCTGCACTCCAGACGAAAGGAGAACTCAACTGCCAATGAAGGAG ggaaaaacaaatgaaaaccCAACAGGAACAGGGCCAACACCATTCAAGACCAAGCGATTGACGATTCATTCatga